Part of the Syngnathus typhle isolate RoL2023-S1 ecotype Sweden linkage group LG17, RoL_Styp_1.0, whole genome shotgun sequence genome is shown below.
gaaaaacaaaacattttatttatctttGTAAAATAGATTTCCTTCCCCAAATATAATTGTTAAACCATCAAAAATTTAACAAAAGATCAAATTTAGATTGCTTAATTACCAACATAAATATTTCATATGTCTTATACATAAGCTTTAGTTCAAGAGTTTTTAGTGCATTATCAGAGTTCATACCTGACATCCAGCTTTCTCCAGCATTTGGGCATAGCGGACAGTTTTTTCGATGTCCTCGAACACACGGATCTTACATGTGATTGGCACAGACAGCTTTTCATTTGCTAATGTGACTGTTAAATGAGAAAAATTGTTGTGATCAGTGAGATTTGTGGCTCACTTAGGAGGTTCCGCTGTCCTATTTCATAACTATTTTTATAGAACTGTGATcatacaataaaaacacattaccCATTTTTTGTAACAGCTCCCATTCATCTTGCAGGAAAGCTCCATAGTGCCCTACAAGAATGGCAAAAACTGTTTTATGACAATGTCAACGATGACATTTATTATCATACGCTTAATTACTGTAGAAGTCCCAAGTACCCCTTTTAGCGATCATCTGAGGACAACCCAGGTTGAGGTCAATGGCATCACAGTATTTCTCTGCCAAAAGAGCTGCCTGAATGAACACCTCGGGATCATTTGCGCAAAACTGAAACGaaagaaaattatttaaaaaatagttcTAAATTAATCAAAATTCTGAAGGTGGACACTTGGCATTGCTTGGCAAAGAAAAACACTCTACTAATTGACTTGCATTACACCCTCGCCACCTAGCGGCCAACTATAAACACTACACGTTGGAAATGTCAATACCGTGTGATAAAATTTCTGAATAATTGATATACCTTTTCTACTGGAATTGAAATGATTGAAAATGTACAACAAATTAAAAGCtactttgataaaaaaaaaaacaggcaaaaaaaggcaaactttgagaggaaaataaaaatagctgtcTTCTTGTTGGGTTTGGAGTAGGGCTTTTTGTAAATCTTAGGCTGTTACATATGCCTAAAACATTTGGTAGATTTTGGTCAAACGGTCAACAGGGGCTACTTCTCTAAAAATGTCTGGAAAGGCAAAAATGGGGCCAAATTTAAAAGCAAATTAAAAAtggctcacttcctgtttagtTTAGAGTTGAGTTCCAGTGATTCTTTGTAGGTCTTGGGTTGTTACATATTAACCTGGAAAGCCAGACCCAATGTGGTATTTCTTTTCCATAATTGTCTAGCCATACTTCTGGGTACCAATAAATATTCTTACCTGAGTTATTAATGGTCGATCCTCCTCACAAACCTCATTATAGAGGTTTTCTCGCCTGTAGTTAGCATCACGAACAAAAACCTGCGCGTGTAACATGGGCGTGTAACAAAGGTGAGCGCCGTGGCGACGGCTAAGTAGACGCCATGCTAGCTCGCTCTGCTCCACCATAGGTGCCACCACAAAGCAGGCTTCTTTCAGAGTTTTCTTCCAAAAATCAAACCCCAGGAGCTTTGCCATCTTCGGTGACTGTATCAGACCAGGGTgtccaaaacatttaaaatcctGCAAAAAGAGAAGAGACATTGTTTCTGTTGTTGACAACTTTAGTCTGGTACCTACAGCAGATTGTGTTTGCACAATCTGGATCGGAGTTATGGTTTTGTTTCAATTCATTGAAGATAAAGACAATTCAAGCAATTTTCTCTTGTATTTAAGATGTGATAGCACCTGAATACTAGTTTGAATGGAATGAgtgaaaacaatgacaaaatgcCAAAGGGTAACAGCTCGAACCAACTTTATTTTTGATTGGGGAAGAAAAGAACTATACACTTTTAATTTTTGAAATCATAAACCTAATTCATAAAATTTCAATTATGAACTGGACAAGTTCATTTTAGAATTGTTGAATTGAACTTTCAACTAGTCTGTGGAGAAAATGAACTTCCCCAACACTGTTAacatgactgttttttttttttaagacatgtTCAATAATTACTGTTCCAAACATGTTCAATAAATGCTGTTCCAATTTCATAATCATGTAAATAAATGTGATTTcaatattgaacaaaataatcgtGATTATGATTTTGTATCCATAATCGAGCACCCCTAGTCAATATGATCTGTCAATGAAAGTAACAACACAAAACTTCACTTTTGGTGAATGGTTTCCCATCGTGGCTTTTCTCAATTTGTCTAAAAACAATTAAAGTTGCTTGTGATTGTTCTTAATCATCCGAGTCATAAAAGTTGAATCTGTCTCGGAGTGCCACGCCGTGGTAAGCAATGCAGTCTGTAACATGCACGATGCACGCGTTCCACTTATGTATTAAAAAATAACCCGAtcaaaaacaaatgacaaatttCCTTGTAGTTGTGTTACATGCAAAGGATGCATGGCATACTCACGGTAAATATTACATACTCTGTAGCTAGGTTTGTTTCCAGTGCCTTTCTTTTTCCCCCGCACACCAAATCTGTGACGTACTTCCGGTCTTGCCAAAGCTCGGCCAATATCCGGTTGACTTCCTGCTTCAGCTAGGAGACCTACACGATAAATTTGCATTCTCTAAAGACTAAATGAACATTTTACTTATAACAAATTACAATTAAGAAGATAAACCCAAAGATACAAATGAACAAAATATCAGACTTACTCCCATTACGCTCCCTATTAGCTTCAATTCGTCGTTAGGTAGTGTCCTCGATTGAATCTGGGTGGAGGCACAACCAGGACGCAAAAAAAATagggtgaggaggaggaagtaTATTTTGCAAATACAGAAATGAGATTTGCCCCATGTTGACTTTTTATTGCGTCCCGTCTAAGAGTCCGACCGAGATGATCGAGTCACTTTTTCCTCACTTGGGTACTGTTGTGGATGTATTTGACTAAGTTCAATACCAAAGTAAATTCAAGAGGATGATGCAGATGTGTTAATCGACAATAAGCAACATAAAAAGAATACTAAAGGTAGAGTATTGCCTCTGTACCAGATAGATGCGATTCTGTTGCATTTACATTTTTCTTCTCTGTTTTTAATCCTGTTGAATTGTAAACAGGGACGTTTCGTACTTAAAACCACAATTTGACGAGTTCATTGATTTGGATGGCACAGCATCCAAACTATGGTTCACTTTACAGATGACGCAGATTAAAGAAAATAATCCTTAATTATCAGAGTCAGCCTTATGATTTTGGTGGTCCTAAACGAGATCATATGTGGCCCGAAAAGGCGTATGCCTGATTCATACTGACTGCGGAACGGATGTTTTGTGGTGTCCCCTACGGAAGATTTACGACTGCACGCACACCGACCGTGGTCCGTAGTTGTGTCCGAATTCACAGGCTGCATCCTCCGAAGGACGGCGAGGGTACCACATCCATTTGGGTGttcataaaaaattaaaattaaaaaagtaagAATAATTTTATAGACGTCACAATTTAGTTTTGAAGAATACTTCTATAAACAATTCTAGATTATTTTATTCATAGTGTAGAGTCTaagattgtttgtttatttatttatatttgtttattttttttattttttttttatttatgtttggggggaaaaatacaTTGTTATTGTGATCATTTTAATCAAGCAATCTCTTACTATCGACCCCAAATGTGATTATTTTGAAGTGCTGACTTAGAACTTTTAATTCTGCCTATGCTTGCTGTAAATTTGAGTTGTGCTCCACTCCGGAGTGTAAACATCTACAAGCTGACCATTGTGAGGATAAAGAGATAAGACCAACTCTGCCACATGCTGGAACCAGTTTGCAGAGATGACCCGAGCAGAAGCTTTCACAAGAGACTTCACACCCCACCTTCCTTGTTGAGAATAAATACGATTGCTGCGGGAGCAGAGTTTGGCGTTACTGCCAAGCACTTTTGTGTTGCAAAAagttttatgttttatgtttCAAATTAAAAGTGCAAACTGCATTTTATTATACGTTTCACTTCTGTCTCTCACTAGGATGGAGGGTTGTTTGCATCAGCCAGTGGACTCCCATGACAGTCATGAAGTCATAAATCTTTTGCCATCTCCACTACCAGGTTTGGTGACTTCATCAATGGTTCATTAAAACATGTTCTTCAAAAATATACAAGATTGTCAATAGCACAactttttattacttttttgtTCATTCCCTATTGTATGTCTTCTTACCCATTCAGTGAAACATTATGATGCGGACACAACTGAACCTATTAGCTGTAGTCTTCAGACTTTGAATGAgctgttgtcatggaaacaaaaTGAGGCAAACCCATTTAACGTGGCAGTAGTCCCACTAGCAGGGCGAGAACCTGCACTGCCCAATTGCTTACGTCGGACCTTGGTATCTCATGACATGATGGGTGGATACCTAGAAGACAGGTATGTCCAGATATACATTAAGGCACTGCTTTCTAATTCATTTTATCATAATTCTAACCCTCAGGGCAACTTAGGCAGCGTAataaaaattatattaaaataattgtaGCGTAGTGTAACATATTCGAAATTTTGAGACAAAGTGTCAAAGCATCTGACGACGATGTAACAATTTATTCAATTGAAAAAAAGTTTAGGGAATTTTTCCAATCTTGCTTTGATGCCATTTTTCTCCCATGCAATAGGATGCTGTGCTGTATTTATTAATGACATTTTCCAGCATTCGCACATTACAAATAACTCCTAATTTCTTGATGTTCATAGTGTGGGTAACACTTTATGCCTTTCTTTGTCAAGGTTTGTTCAAGGTGCAGCTGTAGATGCTCCATATGCTTTCTACCACTGGCAGTACATTgatattttcaattattttacaCACAACATGGTGACCATTCCTCCTGCAGTCTGGACTAATGCTGCACATAAACATGGTGTTCTTGTTCTTGGTGAGCACATGATTCTTTTGTAGTTCAATTCTGAACTTAAATGTACATCATTTCATTgactttgtatttgtttttacttAGGGACTTTCATCACAGAATGGACTGATGGAGCAGCGACATGTGAGGCCTTCCTTCAAGAAGATCTTTACCGTGACGTCGCTGATAAGCTGGTTCAAATCAGCTCTTATTATGGATTTGATGGCTGGCTTATAAATATAGAGAACACACTCAGTGTGAGTATTGACTTCATCACATCTGACAGAGTTTTGCTCTAAAACATTTTGCATTCATAGATACATTTTGTACACAGAAGTGCATTGTCCTTGGAAATAgatattgataaaaaaaaaaaaaaaagaatgccacCTGTAATTGTGTGTATTTTGTGTCCATTCTTTTCAGGATGTTGCAGTGAAGAAAACACCTTTGTTTTTGCGCTATCTCACAAATCAGATTCATGAAAAAGTCCCCGGCAGCATGGTCCTTTGGTATGACAGCGTACTTGAGAATGGAGACCTCAAATGGCAGAATGAATTAAACAAATTGAACAGGTATTGATTTCTTGATCAATAAAAATTCTCCTGGGTTTACTTTTTCGGGTAGCGTGGTAATCgagtggttagcacgtctgctgCACGGTTCACAATGGATGCATAATTCATTTCGTTCCTTTTCACTTTCTTTCCAGGGTATTTTTTGATTCATGTGATGGTTTCTTCACCAACTACAACTGGACAGTAGAAAACCTTGAGTGGATGACAAATTACAGTCAAACCATTGGACGTCAAGCTGACATCTATGTGGGGATTGATGTTTTTGCCCGTGGAAAGGTGATAGGAGGGATGTTTGAAACCCATAAGGTATTTTGCGTCTGTGTGTTTATTAAGCGTTTACTTATTTTTTCTGGTCCACTATACGAATGTCTATTGAATAAAAAACATGCCGTTGAGTACTGAATTAAAACCTAAATATATTAGGGGAAAtgtgtttaaatgtatttatttttgggtcCAAAAATAACTTTTATTGATTAAAAATATGGTGTGATGTGAATGAAAATTTAAATACACAAGGGAAATAATTATTTGGCAGGAAGCAGGATAAAAAACGACATGTTTGTTAAGCCATTAATAATACAAGCCTTTTTAAACActcatgattggtcaataatttgtaaaaaataaataactgacCAATAATATAGATTTGTGACAAAATCCACACGTTTACAAACAAGAAGGAAAATTTGCAATATTGTTGTctccacaacaaaaaaaataatatcaattACCTTCTCTGATTGACAGGCACTGGAAGTCATCCGAAAGTTCAACTTTTCAGCTGCTATCTTTGCTCCTGGCTGGGTGTATGAGACCCAAAACAAGACAGAGTTTCGCCAGCTCCAAGATAGGTGAGATGACCACCAAAGTTTGATTCATATAATATCAAGTACCGAGATCTGTGAATCTGAtgatcattgaaaaaaaacttctATCTGTAGATTCTGGGCTCTTCTGAAAAACTACCTGTACATTCATCGTCTAGCCGTGACGCTCCCCTTCGTTTCTTCCTTCTGTCAGGGCTTTGGAAATTCTGTCTATTGGAAAGGAAAGGTAAAGTACTGAAAGAGGCGGCATAAAATCATTATTATCTTTCCATCAATCAATGATCATTTGTTTGCCTCATTTGTGTCCTTTAGTGTGAAACAAAGAAGAATTGGTTCAATTTGACTGCTCAGGAAATCCAGCCATTGTACTACCAAGACCAACTAGAAGGTCGTGGCTGGATAAGGAGCCGTGGTTGCCCAGAGGATGCCTGGAATGGAGGCTGCTCATTACTCCTAGATGGTCTCATCCCTGCCACACATACTTCTCCAGTCTGTGCCAAGTCTGTCTCAATTTTGCTCAGCTTGACATCATGGAAGAATATTATGATCCCCTCATCTTGTCTTTTCATGTGCTTTTCAAACTTACAGGATCCTCTCCGTCCATGTGCCTCTATTCGACACCCTTTTCTGCATTGTATACAAGTCATCTTCTCAAGTTGCAGTATCGCTGGAGCTCAAGATAACTGATGCTGGTCTTAGTTCAGATGAACTTAACCAGGATATAAAAAGTAAGTTTCTCATGGCCTtcttttctaaatctatttatttatttatttaacctttattttacCAGCTAAATCCCATTGAGACAGAATAATAACAACATGGGGCCCTCTTGTGGCCGTTGAGTGTACTGCAGGCAGTAAAATTCCACCGGCATTAAGTTattagttcaaagttcaaagtcagctttattgtcaatcccttcatatgtcagacacacaaagaaaccaaaatccCGTTTATTAATTAATTCGCTGCGTGTTTTCCTTGTTAAAAACCCCGCCACTTGCTCTTCCACTTATCTGTAGATCTTCTGACCCACCCTGGTCCACCAGTGGCCTGGTAATGGTCCTATTTTGACCACAAATGGTAAACCAGTTAGGTTCAGCAATGATTGCTTTTTAAGTAGGGCCAGATTTGTTGTAATTTTCTTTCTctgctaaaaaaacaacaaaaaattatttttgacattctttttgttattatgtCAATTATTTAAATGCAAAATATCACATCAGATATCAGGATAAGGCTAAATGCTTTTTTACTGCTTGAACAAATACAAATTAATTACTATTATTTCTGTCCGCAGTCACAAGTGCATCTCCAGTTCTCCTCCACGAAGAACACGAGTTAATTCAGCAGTTTCCTCGTCTTCGTGACAATTGGACGAATACAGGTTGGAGCGTCAGGTAAAACTGCTATTCAGGTCCTTCATATGCTGTTAGTTCCTAAACTCCTTATAATACTATTAACTTCAACTATTAAGTTTAAATAACGCACATTAATGACTGCATTAAATTTACTCTTATTCAAAAGGTATTATAAGTTGGACCTACAAGGCTGTATTCTTCGAGGAGTCTGTGTTAACATCCAGTTGGTTGGGGAGCCTTTGGACACAAATTTCAGCTGCAGAATGGGAGAAATAATGGTGAGACCGTCCATCATTGTTGTTTGTGTGAGGCAAatagtattatatattatatagtatATAATATTACTCAAGGGCAGTGGAGCTTGCATGTTAggttgattgagcactccaaattaccCGTAGTTGTGAGTGGCTTTAATGTGCCGAAATTGATTAGTTGTtccttttcttctcttctcCAAGTTCCTAGATATAGACAGTCTACTCAAGGCCCCTGAAATAGTTCAAGATGTTTCTATTTCTGACATTGTGTGGCTGCGTGGTGCTGGTCCACCTCCCAATTCCGATTCGTGCTGTTTGTATCTCAATGCAACGCTGCAATGGAGCTACCCAATGGAGCTTGTACGGCACTTCAATGTGTACTGGCGTCAGCTGAAAGGTCCAAATCCCACAGTCTCTGCAGGTGAGATGGTTCGGGTGGGTCGGGCATATTCAAAACTTTTTAGGGTAACTGAACTCCCAGTCCTTGAGCCCCCTGGCCAGCTGGAACTTCTGGTAGAGCCAGTAACTCGGAAAGGGATGCTTCTCCCAATAAACTGTTGGGGAAGAAGAACTGTCAGCTACACAGAGATTGAATGTGAAAATAGATAAAGACTTTCTTTAATTTGAAGATCATTATAATGGCATTTAACATTGAGAAGCCATGCTTACTTGCATACTGgggtaatatatatttatttaatggaCTTATTACATTATAATTATGAACAGATTTGCTGTACTGGATTGTGAATTGTATGGTTCCCTTTAAAGCAACATTTATTTCTACATAGTTCATTGTATAACAAATTCTCCATTAAATCAACATTTTTGTactattattgtattttataaaCTGTGTTTTAGGAATGTATCATTAAGAATTAAACAATACAATTTGATATAAATgaagtgaaataaataaacatgcatttataatttttatttcaGTTAAGGAATCTGGAGGTTTCTCAATAAAACATGAATgctataatatttattatccgACCGACTCATTAGACGTCATTCTAATACACACTCCGAAACAAAAGGTGGCGGTAATGCGCCCAAATGTTTGCCACCcgccaaaatgtcaaaacagAAGAGCGTCAACCGGCAGTGACGACGCAGCGACGGGAGAGCGAGAGGCCGGTAAAGGAAGAAAACTAACTCCAAATTATAAAGTATACTGGAGATTGTTTTCCCACCTTATATCCATTCTAAGTAAGTCGTTACTTTTTAATAATACGATATCCTAAATGTTTATCTGACAGTGTGGCTCTCGTGTTCTAGACACGCACTTAACCGTGGCAATAGTAGCTCGAACGATGGCTTTCacaattttgtgttttagtcCTCAGTGTGTTGACAGCCGATGTTGGATAGATTATCTAAAGTTCACAAACTACATGAAGCCTACAAAAGAATCTGTTGATTGACTTCGAGATAGTGACTTTCTTACGAATGGCCTTTGTTGAGCGTAGGCCTCACGCGCTAGGCCTAGGCTAGGTGTGTGtacgtacatatatattatacatgtgtgtgtgtatagatgtgtgtacgtacatacatacatacatatatatatatatatatgtatgtgtgtgtgtatagatgtatgtatgtttatatgtgtgtgtatagatgcatgtgtgtatatatatatatatatatatacacatatatttatgtgtgtgtgtgtgtgtgtgtttgacatattatatgtatgtatatatatatgtgtgtgtatgtatatatatatatgtgtgtgtatatatatatatgtgtgtgtgtgtgtgtgtgtgtgtgtatatatatgtgtgtgtatatatatatatatatatatatatatatatatgctctATTTTTTACTTGCAACACTAACTAACCTGTGATGGAAAACATTGCTTAATGACATGGGAATATGTCTCTTTTAACAGGAGTGTGTGAAGATCAGTGTGTGACCAGCTTTCCCTATGTGTGTGACAATGGGAGATATCAGCGACTTGGACCGGCAGATTGAACAGCTCAGACGGTGTGAACTTATTAAGGAAAACGAAGTGAAAGCCCTTTGTGCTAAAGCCAGGTAACATTTGCATGTATACACTCATTCACCAAAAAACAAGTGATTAGATTTTATGCTACATATGTCAAttataggtttaaaataatctATTAGAAATTGAGTATATATGGATCTTGTTTCCAGTTTTTAAAAAGTGCACCAAGTAGCCATATGGATGTTACAACATTTAGTGAAGCTTGTTTAGTGTGCATGTTAGTACTTGTTAAAACTTCCTAACCAATgcttttatctgttttattaGAGAGATTCTGGTTGAAGAAAGCAATGTCCAAAGAGTGGACTCTCCTGTAACAGTAagtttcttttttctgtttcttGTTGGTcataaattataaaaaaaaaaaaattgagtggTGACAATGACTATCTATTTCACAGGTCTGTGGTGATATACACGGTCAATTCTATGACTTGAAGGAGCTTTTTAGGGTAAGTAAATGTTGGAAATTGTAATAGAATGGTGTTTGAATTTCTCAAAAATACATGTTTCTACTGTATATTGATGTCAAGTGGCCAATAACTTAAgataccaatttttttttacatttctaaTATGTCATTGTATCACGTTTACAAAAGGTTGGTGGAGATGTTCCAGAGACAAATTACCTCTTCATGGGAGACTTTGTAGACCGAGGCTTTTACAGTGTGGAAACATTCCTTCTTCTTCTAGCTCTTAAGGTACAAATTCTTGTTAATAATATATCTGGATAGGCTTCGCGGATGTTAAGATGAGAGTAGACCTATCCACTTTATTCCTAGCCAGCCTCCCCTGAGAGCCCTTGCGTGAATTTTGCGACCGACGTCCGGCGTTTGTTTACATTCCAACCAAGACGCACGATGCCAAATGTTGCTAATCCACTTTTCAATGGGGTTAATACTACCAGTAGTCTAAACACAATTACATTTGCTACATGTTCCTGCATGACTACAGTTGTGTATGCCACACACATGAAGTCATACCTGTTGTTCTTGTAGGACTTGTCAAACCTTAGCACCTTGTGTCTCTTTATCATTGTCATATCTCAACCACAAAGTAGGATACGGGTGTATTTCCCTCCACTTCACAATTGTGTAATTTGTGTCCTATTTGTTGATACTtcacaagaaaatgtttttgtttttttttatctttgtttgaaACCTGATATGTGGAAAAAGGTGGGCTAATACTTTAGCAAGGCACTTCCACGGGGAAGGTCATGCGACCTTTGACCgatgccttttttttaaaacccttTTGTGTGGTGTTTACAGGTGCGTTACCCAGACAGGATAACTTTGATTCGGGGAAACCATGAGTCTCGACAAATCACCCAAGTCTACGGTTTTTATGATGAGTGCCTCAGAAAATATGGCTCTGTCACAGTCTGGAGATACTGCACTGAAATTTTTGACTACCTTTCCCTCTCCGCTATCATTGACGGCAAGGTAAGAAGTCAACTTTGTCTTTAGCTGTTTTGAAGAACCATTTCTCTAGCTAGTTTAGCATAGGACATCTGTGGTATGAGATTGTAGTTTAGATAAGCCATTTTAAAAGCGGAAGTTTGGAAATCCTACTTGTTCTGTTGTCAACACGATTAGGGAGTGTGTGACCTGTGATTTTAATGTATACAAGTTTCACCTGAGAATAAGTCAAAGTTCCAGTCAAACtagaaaaaaagtttaaaaaacaaaaaaagttgactTGATCATTTGTGTCTCATCAGTTGTTTTAATTCAGTCTGTTCTATCTCCTCAGATATTTTGTGTGCATGGTGGCTTATCGCCGTCCATCCAGACATTGGATCAGATCAGGACCATTGACAGAAAACAGGAAGTGCCTCATGACGGGCCCATGTGTGACCTCCTTTGGTCAGACCCAGAAGGTATATGCGCAATACTTTCTCAATACCAAAAGGCAAATGACATTGACATTTTGACTTTGTGTCCCTGGTCTCAGACACGACTGGATGGGGTGTGAGTCCCAGAGGTGCTGGCTACCTGTTTGGTAGTGATGTCGTGGCCCAGTTCAATGCCGCCAATGACATTCACATGATTTGCAGAGCACATCAACTGGTCATGGAGGGCTATAAGTGGCACTTTAACGAAACAGTGCTCACTGTGTGGTCGGCACCAAACTACTGCTACAGGTATGAAGCATGAAATATTCTTAATTGGACA
Proteins encoded:
- the LOC133170931 gene encoding serine/threonine-protein phosphatase 4 catalytic subunit B; amino-acid sequence: MCVTMGDISDLDRQIEQLRRCELIKENEVKALCAKAREILVEESNVQRVDSPVTVCGDIHGQFYDLKELFRVGGDVPETNYLFMGDFVDRGFYSVETFLLLLALKVRYPDRITLIRGNHESRQITQVYGFYDECLRKYGSVTVWRYCTEIFDYLSLSAIIDGKIFCVHGGLSPSIQTLDQIRTIDRKQEVPHDGPMCDLLWSDPEDTTGWGVSPRGAGYLFGSDVVAQFNAANDIHMICRAHQLVMEGYKWHFNETVLTVWSAPNYCYRCGNVAAILELDEHLQREFIIFEAAPQETRGIPSKKPVADYFL
- the engase gene encoding cytosolic endo-beta-N-acetylglucosaminidase; the encoded protein is MEGCLHQPVDSHDSHEVINLLPSPLPVKHYDADTTEPISCSLQTLNELLSWKQNEANPFNVAVVPLAGREPALPNCLRRTLVSHDMMGGYLEDRFVQGAAVDAPYAFYHWQYIDIFNYFTHNMVTIPPAVWTNAAHKHGVLVLGTFITEWTDGAATCEAFLQEDLYRDVADKLVQISSYYGFDGWLINIENTLSDVAVKKTPLFLRYLTNQIHEKVPGSMVLWYDSVLENGDLKWQNELNKLNRVFFDSCDGFFTNYNWTVENLEWMTNYSQTIGRQADIYVGIDVFARGKVIGGMFETHKALEVIRKFNFSAAIFAPGWVYETQNKTEFRQLQDRFWALLKNYLYIHRLAVTLPFVSSFCQGFGNSVYWKGKCETKKNWFNLTAQEIQPLYYQDQLEGRGWIRSRGCPEDAWNGGCSLLLDGLIPATHTSPVCAKILSVHVPLFDTLFCIVYKSSSQVAVSLELKITDAGLSSDELNQDIKITSASPVLLHEEHELIQQFPRLRDNWTNTGWSVRYYKLDLQGCILRGVCVNIQLVGEPLDTNFSCRMGEIMFLDIDSLLKAPEIVQDVSISDIVWLRGAGPPPNSDSCCLYLNATLQWSYPMELVRHFNVYWRQLKGPNPTVSAGEMVRVGRAYSKLFRVTELPVLEPPGQLELLVEPVTRKGMLLPINCWGRRTVSYTEIECENR